Proteins co-encoded in one Papaver somniferum cultivar HN1 chromosome 5, ASM357369v1, whole genome shotgun sequence genomic window:
- the LOC113281550 gene encoding ATP-dependent DNA helicase PIF1-like isoform X3 — protein MSSRDDYGNTLLREELSYSTREMKNEFEGLRRNLNEEHTRVFEAVMRSVEDSKGGLFFVYGSGGTGKTYLWRTIITALRAQSKIVLAVASSGIASLLLPGELICKADLIIWDEAPMINKHALEALERTVTDIMTKDDTVSPKPIFGGKTLLLGGDFRQILPVIQKGSREMIVDSSISRSKLWKHFKIFKLSTNMRLMNADSDDAQQQEIADFGKWVLDVGDGKIPISETKDDSTWIQIPDDLLVKCDNGDYINTIVESTYPSLLERYVDYRSLEERCILAPTNESADQINEHMISLIPGEDHVFRSADSISPETSDFQSKEVFYTNEFLNSLTFSGFPNHEIYLKVGIPIMLLRNLKQSEGLCNGTRLIVTQIAGKVIQAEILTGKGRGKRVFIHRVVLEPSNTGLPIILRRRQFPIKVCFAMTINKSQCQSLPIVGIYLEKPVFSHGQLYVAVSRTTSRQGLKILIKRGEDDPEGYTQNIVYKEIFSNLS, from the exons ATGTCCAGCAGAGATGATTATGGAAATACATTACTCAGGGAAGAACTCAGTTACAGtaccagagaaatgaagaatgagtttgaaggtttaagaagAAACCTAAATGAAGAACATACAAGGGTCTTTGAAGCTGTTATGCGATCGGTTGAGGATAGCAAAGGCGGGTTGTTCTTTGTGTATGGCAGTGGTGGTACTGGGAAAACGTATTTGTGGAGGACGATTATCACCGCTCTGCGTGCACAGTCCAAAATCGTGTTGGCGGTGGCGTCTTCAGGGATAGCATCCCTTTTGCTACCAGGAG AACTGATATGTAAAGCAGACCTGATCATTTGGGATGAGGCACCGATGATCAACAAACATGCACTTGAAGCTCTTGAAAGAACTGTGACCGATATAATGACAAAAGACGATACAGTTTCACCGAAACCAATATTTGGCGGGAAGACTCTTTTGCTCGGCGGTGATTTTAGACAGATTCTGCCAGTAATTCAAAAAGGCTCAAGGGAGATGATTGTTGACTCTTCTATCAGTAGATCAAAATTATGGAAACATTTCAAGATATTCAAATTATCTACAAACATGCGGCTAATGAATGCAGATTCAGATGACGCACAACAACAGGAAATAGCAGATTTTGGCAAGTGGGTGTTAGACGTCGGAGATGGAAAAATCCCAATCTCGGAAACTAAAGATGACAGTACTTGGATACAAATCCCAGATGATTTATTGGTTAAATGTGATAATGGCGATTACATCAACACCATTGTCGAAAGCACATATCCGTCTTTGCTTGAAAGGTACGTAGATTACCGGTCCCTAGAAGAACGTTGCATCTTAGCACCAACGAATGAAAGTGCAGACCAGATAAATGAACATATGATCTCATTGATTCCTGGGGAAGATCATGTTTTTCGTAGTGCAGACTCTATAAGTCCGGAGACATCAGATTTTCAGAGTAAGGAAGTTTTTTATACAAATGAATTTTTAAATTCACTGACATTTTCAGGATTTCCTAACCATGAGATATATCTCAAAGTCGGAATTCCAATAATGCTTCTACGGAATCTAAAGCAAAGTGAAGGCCTCTGCAATGGAACAAGGCTTATTGTCACACAAATAGCCGGAAAGGTTATTCAGGCAGAAATACTAACTGGAAAGGGAAGAGGAAAACGTGTTTTTATACATAGAGTAGTTCTTGAACCTTCAAATACAGGACTGCCTATCATTCTTAGGAGACGCCAATTCCCCATAAAGGTATGCTTTGCGATGACGATAAACAAGAGCCAGTGCCAAAGTCTTCCAATTGTTGGTATATATTTGGAAAAGCCAGTTTTCTCACATGGGCAGTTGTATGTAGCGGTTTCAAGAACAACAAGCCGGCAAGGTCTGAAAATACTCATCAAGAGAGGCGAAGACGACCCAGAAGGTTACACACAGAACATCGTGTATAAAGAAATTTTCAGCAACTTGAGCTGA
- the LOC113281550 gene encoding ATP-dependent DNA helicase PIF1-like isoform X1 translates to MSSRDDYGNTLLREELSYSTREMKNEFEGLRRNLNEEHTRVFEAVMRSVEDSKGGLFFVYGSGGTGKTYLWRTIITALRAQSKIVLAVASSGIASLLLPGGRTAHSQFKIPFKLYDNSTCTVNKKSDLAELICKADLIIWDEAPMINKHALEALERTVTDIMTKDDTVSPKPIFGGKTLLLGGDFRQILPVIQKGSREMIVDSSISRSKLWKHFKIFKLSTNMRLMNADSDDAQQQEIADFGKWVLDVGDGKIPISETKDDSTWIQIPDDLLVKCDNGDYINTIVESTYPSLLERYVDYRSLEERCILAPTNESADQINEHMISLIPGEDHVFRSADSISPETSDFQSKEVFYTNEFLNSLTFSGFPNHEIYLKVGIPIMLLRNLKQSEGLCNGTRLIVTQIAGKVIQAEILTGKGRGKRVFIHRVVLEPSNTGLPIILRRRQFPIKVCFAMTINKSQCQSLPIVGIYLEKPVFSHGQLYVAVSRTTSRQGLKILIKRGEDDPEGYTQNIVYKEIFSNLS, encoded by the coding sequence ATGTCCAGCAGAGATGATTATGGAAATACATTACTCAGGGAAGAACTCAGTTACAGtaccagagaaatgaagaatgagtttgaaggtttaagaagAAACCTAAATGAAGAACATACAAGGGTCTTTGAAGCTGTTATGCGATCGGTTGAGGATAGCAAAGGCGGGTTGTTCTTTGTGTATGGCAGTGGTGGTACTGGGAAAACGTATTTGTGGAGGACGATTATCACCGCTCTGCGTGCACAGTCCAAAATCGTGTTGGCGGTGGCGTCTTCAGGGATAGCATCCCTTTTGCTACCAGGAGGTCGAACAGCACACTCACAATTCAAAATCCCATTTAAATTATACGACAACTCAACTTGCACTGTTAACAAGAAGTCTGATTTGGCAGAACTGATATGTAAAGCAGACCTGATCATTTGGGATGAGGCACCGATGATCAACAAACATGCACTTGAAGCTCTTGAAAGAACTGTGACCGATATAATGACAAAAGACGATACAGTTTCACCGAAACCAATATTTGGCGGGAAGACTCTTTTGCTCGGCGGTGATTTTAGACAGATTCTGCCAGTAATTCAAAAAGGCTCAAGGGAGATGATTGTTGACTCTTCTATCAGTAGATCAAAATTATGGAAACATTTCAAGATATTCAAATTATCTACAAACATGCGGCTAATGAATGCAGATTCAGATGACGCACAACAACAGGAAATAGCAGATTTTGGCAAGTGGGTGTTAGACGTCGGAGATGGAAAAATCCCAATCTCGGAAACTAAAGATGACAGTACTTGGATACAAATCCCAGATGATTTATTGGTTAAATGTGATAATGGCGATTACATCAACACCATTGTCGAAAGCACATATCCGTCTTTGCTTGAAAGGTACGTAGATTACCGGTCCCTAGAAGAACGTTGCATCTTAGCACCAACGAATGAAAGTGCAGACCAGATAAATGAACATATGATCTCATTGATTCCTGGGGAAGATCATGTTTTTCGTAGTGCAGACTCTATAAGTCCGGAGACATCAGATTTTCAGAGTAAGGAAGTTTTTTATACAAATGAATTTTTAAATTCACTGACATTTTCAGGATTTCCTAACCATGAGATATATCTCAAAGTCGGAATTCCAATAATGCTTCTACGGAATCTAAAGCAAAGTGAAGGCCTCTGCAATGGAACAAGGCTTATTGTCACACAAATAGCCGGAAAGGTTATTCAGGCAGAAATACTAACTGGAAAGGGAAGAGGAAAACGTGTTTTTATACATAGAGTAGTTCTTGAACCTTCAAATACAGGACTGCCTATCATTCTTAGGAGACGCCAATTCCCCATAAAGGTATGCTTTGCGATGACGATAAACAAGAGCCAGTGCCAAAGTCTTCCAATTGTTGGTATATATTTGGAAAAGCCAGTTTTCTCACATGGGCAGTTGTATGTAGCGGTTTCAAGAACAACAAGCCGGCAAGGTCTGAAAATACTCATCAAGAGAGGCGAAGACGACCCAGAAGGTTACACACAGAACATCGTGTATAAAGAAATTTTCAGCAACTTGAGCTGA
- the LOC113281550 gene encoding ATP-dependent DNA helicase PIF1-like isoform X2 gives MKNEFEGLRRNLNEEHTRVFEAVMRSVEDSKGGLFFVYGSGGTGKTYLWRTIITALRAQSKIVLAVASSGIASLLLPGGRTAHSQFKIPFKLYDNSTCTVNKKSDLAELICKADLIIWDEAPMINKHALEALERTVTDIMTKDDTVSPKPIFGGKTLLLGGDFRQILPVIQKGSREMIVDSSISRSKLWKHFKIFKLSTNMRLMNADSDDAQQQEIADFGKWVLDVGDGKIPISETKDDSTWIQIPDDLLVKCDNGDYINTIVESTYPSLLERYVDYRSLEERCILAPTNESADQINEHMISLIPGEDHVFRSADSISPETSDFQSKEVFYTNEFLNSLTFSGFPNHEIYLKVGIPIMLLRNLKQSEGLCNGTRLIVTQIAGKVIQAEILTGKGRGKRVFIHRVVLEPSNTGLPIILRRRQFPIKVCFAMTINKSQCQSLPIVGIYLEKPVFSHGQLYVAVSRTTSRQGLKILIKRGEDDPEGYTQNIVYKEIFSNLS, from the coding sequence atgaagaatgagtttgaaggtttaagaagAAACCTAAATGAAGAACATACAAGGGTCTTTGAAGCTGTTATGCGATCGGTTGAGGATAGCAAAGGCGGGTTGTTCTTTGTGTATGGCAGTGGTGGTACTGGGAAAACGTATTTGTGGAGGACGATTATCACCGCTCTGCGTGCACAGTCCAAAATCGTGTTGGCGGTGGCGTCTTCAGGGATAGCATCCCTTTTGCTACCAGGAGGTCGAACAGCACACTCACAATTCAAAATCCCATTTAAATTATACGACAACTCAACTTGCACTGTTAACAAGAAGTCTGATTTGGCAGAACTGATATGTAAAGCAGACCTGATCATTTGGGATGAGGCACCGATGATCAACAAACATGCACTTGAAGCTCTTGAAAGAACTGTGACCGATATAATGACAAAAGACGATACAGTTTCACCGAAACCAATATTTGGCGGGAAGACTCTTTTGCTCGGCGGTGATTTTAGACAGATTCTGCCAGTAATTCAAAAAGGCTCAAGGGAGATGATTGTTGACTCTTCTATCAGTAGATCAAAATTATGGAAACATTTCAAGATATTCAAATTATCTACAAACATGCGGCTAATGAATGCAGATTCAGATGACGCACAACAACAGGAAATAGCAGATTTTGGCAAGTGGGTGTTAGACGTCGGAGATGGAAAAATCCCAATCTCGGAAACTAAAGATGACAGTACTTGGATACAAATCCCAGATGATTTATTGGTTAAATGTGATAATGGCGATTACATCAACACCATTGTCGAAAGCACATATCCGTCTTTGCTTGAAAGGTACGTAGATTACCGGTCCCTAGAAGAACGTTGCATCTTAGCACCAACGAATGAAAGTGCAGACCAGATAAATGAACATATGATCTCATTGATTCCTGGGGAAGATCATGTTTTTCGTAGTGCAGACTCTATAAGTCCGGAGACATCAGATTTTCAGAGTAAGGAAGTTTTTTATACAAATGAATTTTTAAATTCACTGACATTTTCAGGATTTCCTAACCATGAGATATATCTCAAAGTCGGAATTCCAATAATGCTTCTACGGAATCTAAAGCAAAGTGAAGGCCTCTGCAATGGAACAAGGCTTATTGTCACACAAATAGCCGGAAAGGTTATTCAGGCAGAAATACTAACTGGAAAGGGAAGAGGAAAACGTGTTTTTATACATAGAGTAGTTCTTGAACCTTCAAATACAGGACTGCCTATCATTCTTAGGAGACGCCAATTCCCCATAAAGGTATGCTTTGCGATGACGATAAACAAGAGCCAGTGCCAAAGTCTTCCAATTGTTGGTATATATTTGGAAAAGCCAGTTTTCTCACATGGGCAGTTGTATGTAGCGGTTTCAAGAACAACAAGCCGGCAAGGTCTGAAAATACTCATCAAGAGAGGCGAAGACGACCCAGAAGGTTACACACAGAACATCGTGTATAAAGAAATTTTCAGCAACTTGAGCTGA